The following DNA comes from Tachypleus tridentatus isolate NWPU-2018 chromosome 9, ASM421037v1, whole genome shotgun sequence.
cttataatttatctttgtattcttccaatttgtggtattttatttcaatgtcagggaatgtatttactctccttttgataTTGGGAAAGtaacagaagttttttttttgacaatatgtctctttgaaaaaagactattttattctgaaagctgaaaattgcctgagtaagatcagaaacaatcatATCCTTTctctggagtgccaagttgagagtttgtagatgattcattatatcagtaagttaCATTAGATCTTTCATCCATTATTCATTTCCCAGTTGAGGACAgacacttttcttttcttcaataaAAGTAATAGCAGGCTCTATTAGATCCACAAACCAATTTAAGACATTACTGGTTGAGAGtcacctcacaatgcagtagaaagagacattaCTAGGTATATCTTCAAGTTCcagttattcaataaaatttttcagCTGTTGGTGGGTCTTCCTATTTAAgcgtatgaaattgacaatttcagGAACAAATTTCAcaacatcttcatacttgaagtatgTGGCTGCCAGATGTTCACGacgaataatgcaatgaacagggagaaattctggaaagctgggatcactttccATAAGtacaattaatcctgcatttttcccCACCTTTGTAGGTACTCCAGCTGTTGCAACACTGATaagtttatccagtggaatatcagcctttgttaaggctctgtcaagcgcatttttaatgtcaacaccacgagttgtttcttttagtgccactaagTCTAACATATCTTCTTTCACAATTACATCAGAAGAAACATAATGAACAAATATcgccagttgtgggttgtcttgtatgcctgtagattcgtcaaggactaagctgaatgcaagggaattctttaaatcatctTGTATTTTGCCTGAAACATCAGCACTGACCTGGAAGATACGTCTCTTTGTAGTGTGGTATGAAGTTAGTATTTGTGCTATTAGTCGctaaagttttgtgttatttggatctaacccTGCAaaaacttcagctatattcttcttaacaaatccaccatcagaatatgggcgTTTAGAACGAGAAATTTTCcattatataacaaaactagcctcagtcgttgtatcaactcCCTTGctgaacgttgtcaacagtgtctgctggctatttagttaacttgtttttccataagtctgatttaggtggataaccagacgaaaagtttttgtgatttgtttcatagtggcatttcaagttactggctttgtaatgaatGAGTGACACATTGcaggtttacctcctttaacgaCGAATGTAAAATCTTCCTCacactctggcttaaaatttctgttttcatcttcatactttcgcttcttacaatttgatgacaccatcttccttcacaaaattttcacagacacttctcaaaaattaaagtgaaaagaaacaataagtttCAACACGCACaacgcaaccaaactctacagcgcCCAGTATCACTAACATTCCGCTAATTTCATTacccgcaacacagccacacacgccacaatcacGCGATCCCAAGCCACGCCCACTAAAATTAACATTGTCAAAACCAGCTagtacgattactgattctccaacacaattacCCTGTAATCTTTGTTAATCCGAAAGTTATTTAATCCCcgactcaaatctagcattaaaattaggatttaaattattaaatacatttactcACCATGATCATCAAACTTACGTTTTAATCAagtggactctcagtttatacccggtaaataattataaagcttgaattttttttttaccttttatattaattgtgatgtaaaagtgagtgcgtgtgtgtgtgtgtttaaaagtcaatcgagctatctgctgagtccaccgagggaaatcgaatcgctgattttagtgttgtgaattcatagacttaccgctgtaccagcgggcgATATGATGCATAAAAGGTGCTCAGCTAACATATTTCAGCGAGccgcacattatatgtcaaagaacCGCAGTTGGCTCACGAGCCGCGGTTTTGCTGTCCCTGGTAGAGAATATAGCATAGAGTAcagaacaataattattatagacATAAAAAGTACACAAATTTTCAACTAGAGGTTGGATGAAAATGCTATGAAACgagagaaaaaacattttataataaaattttggttgttttttattgttgttaagcgcaaaacgaTACAACAGATTGCACttgctttgcccatcacgtatATAAAAACGCgaatttttacaattaaaataagataaagcAAAGGGAAGatcatgaaaatgtttaaaaaaattttaaactaaatattacgTGAACAGACATcataaaaacacagtaaaacgTAGCACGTGGATCTCAGTGAAGATACACAGTTGTCCTGAACACATTACCTACATACTCGCTATGAGAAGAGATTCTggttattaattgaaaaaaaaaaaataggtaaGAAATttccagaaaattaaaaataacataacgCAGAGAATTTATTATGCGAAATGAGTTTTTGAAAACTTTCTTTTAGAGGCTTATGAATTGTGCAAACAACCATTCTTTCGTGAGGGTTGTGTGCGTCAATATTTATAACAACGATCTAgcacagaaacaaatgaatgaaaTCAACTTGACATGTGTCATTCTTATGTGAAACTTAGGTTCAAGTGCGTTtcgcaaattaattaaaaaataaacagcaaaGCACAAAAGTTGTCACGTCATTCATTATTAACACAAATTAGGGGACACTcaacaaacaagaataaaacacattaaattgattattttcatattttacacaaacttaaAAGAACAACACGAAAttaattgttagtttgtttgttttgaatttcgcacaaatttactcgagggctatctgtgcaattaattgttataaaaatattcactaagAGCTACCGCCAATGACAGCTTTACACAAGAAATTTTTTGGGATTTCCTCTAACCTACCCACCCTAAAACATACTAACTGTATTATCttaacaaaccaaaaatatacagttgtaacgataacgaattaatttatttcttcaataagtGAATAACGTTTATTACATTTACTTGTAGGCCTAACTTCAAATACATCACTTTAAGTAACGTTTGAAAGAACTTTCGAAAGCTAAGGTAGGTCTAACccacaattaaaattatttacaaatttcaGTCCTAGAAATACTAAACCTCATTGTCTAATTCTAATTCTGACTGAATCATAGAAGCAATATGTCACACTGTCTAACTGATACTACTACTCagtgaagtattgtttgttttttggaatttcgcacaaagctactcgagggctatccgtgctagctgtccctaatttagcagtgtaagactagagggaaggcagctagtcatcaccacccaccgccaactcttgggctactcttttaccaacgaatagtgggattgaccgttacattatacgcccccacggctgggagggcgagcatgtttagcgcgactcgggcgcgaacacgcgaccctcagattacgagtcgcacgccttacgcgcttggccatgccagacccagtGAAGTAACTCACTGCTTCTGATATTTGTATTGTTcttattttctacttaccacACAAAATTTCTAGATAataatgtgattcgtcatctcgcAAATAAATAtccaaattaaaataacacatactaacgCAAGtatttaaatgtcatttctacTCGCACACTGATATGTCAtcattttattgtactttgaTCAAGTGACCTGGGAAGACTAAATACACCGTTGACGTTTACCTCTCACCTTCGCTATTAATTTGGATTGCAAGGGTTGTGGATGAAGCCCTAGTTAATTCTTCAGTAGAATTTGGTCCAGTAGCTTGGAAAACTCATTATTACACTCTGTAGTCACTCCATGAACTTTACAGTAATTCGTTCCCATAGTGAGTGGCCCTCTTCAGGCCAGTCCATGAATGTATAATatccagttttttttatatacatttctattctttttttaattcataaagtcaacataaaattttgttcatataaacactttaataaatatCAGTTGAAAACACATGACACTAatcttatttttacataaataaacctatttttaaaataaaattaacactatCTCGCTGCCAGTTTGCCCAATGGTAAGTGGACATACGTTATATAGAATGTTTACTAGATATTATGATGTGAGGTGCTTAGACCTATTTTCATCACATATGATAGGTTTTCAGTGATCGTAGTGATACATTTTAGTTACGAGATTTGAATTAATATATTGATCTATTTTAATGTCTGTCTAACAACGTGGGAACGTTTATGTACTTGTGTAATAATGTGTTTGTGTATCTAGGAGCTCTGTGTGCTCTGGTCAGTATTCAATGTTGTATAATTTGTACGTGTTATTTGGTTACGTTTAACCATGCTAAGTTGGCATACTCTACCACTTGacgttttaaagatttttaagttttcaattcAAATCGTATATAAGTTTTATACATTTGTAAGTATGTTTTTAGGTTGTAGTGCCCCTGTTGTTgccaaactttgtttttaatttcatgtatttgcttagtttaatttagtttggaatcataggttagacccaGGAATTTAGCTGAAGTGACTACCTGGAAGAGTTTCGTAAAGGTATAAATTAGGGGGCTATTGcgctatttgttttgttttttttttattttgtggatAATACGATTTGTATTTTAGGGGCGTTTATTCTGATTCTCCATCTGTTGcagtagttttaattttcatttaatatgtttataaatttgttgttgtAATGGTTGTCGTATATGACAGTGGCATTACACTCACACACATGATGAATAGAAGCTGCTAACTACCTCTCCTTGCGAGACATCTGTCTCCTGGGTAACGTACTTCTAGCAGGTGCGCGACACTTATTCTAGCTCTCCTGTTGTCTAGAAAGTTGGAGAGCCAGCGGATAATACCACGAGATAATTTCATTTGTGACAATCGATATTTTAGTCCGACGTGCACTACAATGGCGAATAGTTTCTCATACTCGAGAAAGAAAGAAAGCGACAGTGTATTAGTTTCAGTTAAAACGGTCTACTATCATTGCCATGACTCTTACTAAATGCTCtattgtttatctttttcttaaacTAAGCCTAATTTGTATTTCCGAAAATTTTGATAAGCCAGAAGTCTTAAACTGACAACTTTTTTCTAGCTGTTTTCCAATACAACTTGTTAGGCTGATTGGTCTGTAACTATCTGGTTCACTTGCTGGATTGGTTTATTTCAGAAACGTACCCTGCCTTTTAAGCAATTGTAATGTAACCTGATTAAAGGGATATGTTAAGTAGAGCTGCTGAACTGTACTGCAGTCAGCAATCAATCAGAGCATGCGCATCGCATGTCACAAAAGTGTGATATGTGCTTGAGTGATGTGTTTTTGGATCGCATTCAATGAAGATGTTATCTTCAAATGAGAACAATACTAAAAGCAGAAAACCCCAAAATTCTGATGAAActgataacttaaaaaaaaacagttgtaaatCAAGGGCCTTCTTGAACTTTTTGGGGTTCCAAGCAATCGCCTAGCGCCACCATTGCCAATCCATaacgtataataataaataaagccaTTCGCTGGTTCAATTGAAATATTGGTATTAACTGgcatgtataatatttttgtaataatcaaTACctgaattataatttgtaaactgaataacATTTTCCTGCTTACGTGGATTAAATGACCAGATCAAAAAACCTTCCTAGAGATCAGGAATAACCACCaaaattttgagctactgactAGCACCTGCGGTTACAAGGTCATTGTCCGACTTCGAGCcgaataaagatatttttgtcactcttataacacagccGTGGTTTCACTTGAACCGTGGAGCAAACCCTGAACTTTTTAATCTGAAGCCAGGCACGATAGCAATGGGACACGCCCACACTTTCTAGCTGAACAGCTCGACATTCAAACTTGGATTTTGGCATGAAAGAGCATAAGTGTGTATGTGTTAACATACAAATTCCACATTATTTGTATCTAGCGTACAAGTTCATCAGTTTAATATTGATCTAGCTGAGAACTAATGTAGCTCGAAAATCCCGCAAGTCAAACTATCGAGTGTGAGAAAACGCATTTAATATTATGTGGTAAATTTATCTTCTGTAGTTATGTGGGTAAACCAAATCAGATGCTCATTCAAGTGAAGAGTTTGGGATAAGTGCGGGTATGTTCATAacatatctacatatatataaacaaggtATGAAATAAACGTATGATTAGTGTGTACTATACCAACCaagatatttataatacaaaacaaatcttgTAACCATACAACGCTGAAAAACCAGAATAAATTCACCAGGACACGTTAGATATTCCCCACCTTAGTGATTTCGTTTTTACTGAGGCTTATTTTATAGTATAAGTACATTATATTACATCGCAAATTTTTGATCTCGCTTTTTGTAGCATAGTTCTTTCTTTTAGTGTCAATATTAACTGttcatataaagtttatttacattacatttgTTTGCATATAGATTCAATGTAAACGGTAACATTGGAGCAACAGAAGTAAAGGCTGTTGTGTCCACACACGATACTCCACAGAAGGTTACAGCTACATGACGTTATAAACTGTGAGAATAACAAACCAATTACGTCGTTGCCGTTGActgtaaagaaagaaaacgtTGAACACGGCTTTAATCCTTCCACTAACTCTTTATTGACCCCGTAGCAACGTTTCACATGTCTTTGATGtaataactatatatttaatattacgtGTACTGGCAGTTCAGTAATTATGTTTATAGAACTAAAAGAAAATGCTTGTTGAcgaaactgatttttaaaatatttacattacgaACAGCTGTTTCTTTCATATGTTGTAAAATTTGCCATACATAGTTATGTTACGGTCACCTTTAAAGCCAGGGAACTTTCAAACGACGTTGGTTACGTATTATCGTCAACCAAGACATAATTTTGATCTACTGACATGAGTCAGCCAGCTGCAGTCgcagcaagtttgtttgttttttggaatttcgcacaaagctactcgagggctatctgtgctagccgtccctaatttagcagtgtaagactagagggaaggcagctaatcatcaccacccaccgccaactcttgggctactcttttaccaacgaatagtgggattgaccgttacattatacacccccacggctgggagggcgagcatgtttagcgcgacgcgggcgcgaacccgcgaccctcggattacgagtcgcacgccttacgcgcttggccatgccaggcccacagtCGCAGCAACAGGGGCTTTGTCTGGGctcttaaacaaaataaaaggacTGATTGCCATATTTACAAAGTACCTACAGCAAGGAGAGTGCTCAAGGGTACCATGTCTCGAACCccgaattattttataatacgaATTCGTAActacatgtaaatattattttacttaaaacactAACCTTCAAATGGAAAGGGTATTTCTCTATTGATAATAAACAGTGAACAccttaaaacagaaaatgtaaaagGGAGACACacgtttagttatttttattcaacaatagaaacaaaaaatacgCTTTTAACATAGACTAAAAATAATCTTtgtattccatttttatttaccCATCATATCAGGTAATCCCATAAATATTGTCTGAAAATTTAGTGCAGAAATTGCATCATCAtgtctgtctttgtagaaggctttaatgactgaaatgtgtagtaggacgtgtataaaaatgtccaaacaaataaaagaaactaacccaactccactttttttcagattattaatca
Coding sequences within:
- the LOC143227120 gene encoding general transcription factor II-I repeat domain-containing protein 2-like translates to MLDLVALKETTRGVDIKNALDRALTKADIPLDKLISVATAGVPTKVGKNAGLIVLMESDPSFPEFLPVHCIIRREHLAATYFKYEDVVKFVPEIVNFIRLNRKTHQQLKNFIE